The nucleotide window GGCCCGGCATTCCCGCATCGATATCACGGTGAAGGCGGATGGCGATCTGCATGTCGACCACCACCATACGACCGAGGACGTCGGGATTGCGCTGGGGCAGGCGGTGAAGCAGGCGCTCGGCACCATGGCCGGCATCACGCGCTATGCCTCGATCCATATGCCGATGGACGAGACGCTGTCGCGCGTTGTCATCGACATTTCGGGCCGGCCGGTGCTGGTGTTCAAGGTGGATTTCCCGCGCGACAAGGTGGGGCAGTTCGACACCGAGCTGGTGCGCGAGTGGTTCAACGCCTTCACCATCAACGCCGGCGTGACTTTGCACGTCGAGACACTATATGGCGAGAACAGCCATCATATCGCCGAGTCCTGTTTCAAGGGTCTGGCGAGGGCGCTCCGTTCCGCGGTTGCGATCGATCCGCGCGCGGCGGGCGAGGTGCCTTCAACCAAGGGTCAGCTCGGCGGCTGATTTCTTGTTCGCGTTTTCGTTCGCGGCGGAGAGGTTCGATGCCGGTCTACACAGTGCATGCTCCCGTGGCCAATGGCGCCGATCTTCCGGCGACCGACAAGTTCGTCTTTGTCCGTGACGGCTTTCATTTCTGGGCTGCGGTCGCGAGCGTGATCTGGCTGCTGTGGCATCGGCTGTGGCTGGCGCTGATCGGCTGGATCGTTCTGATGATTGCCGTCCAGTTTGGGATGTCGGCGCTGGGCGCCAGCCGCGGTATGATCTTCACCGTCGATCTGCTGCTCGCCATCCTGATGGGCCTCGAAGCGGCCAGCCTCCGGCGCTGGACGCTGTCGCGGCGCAAATGGCGCCAGCTCGATATCGTGGTCGCCGACGATGAGGAAGCGGCCGAACACCGCTTCTTCGAACGCTGGGCGGCCAAGCAGCGCGGTCTCGCCAACGACCAATGGGCGGTCGATCGCGGCGCGCCGCCGCCGACTCGCCACGTCCCCGGGCAGTCGTTCTCGAAACCGCCGCCGCCGCTGCCGCAGGGTGGGATCATCGGGTTGTTTCCGGAGCCGGGAGGGCCGCGATGACCGTTGCGATCGTCGACTACGGCTCCGGCAATCTTCACTCGGCGGCAAAAGCCTTCGAGCGCGCCTCGCGGAGCATGGAAGATCCGCAGACGGTCATGGTCACGCGCGATCCGGATGCGGTCTACCGCGCCGATCGCATTGTGCTGCCCGGCGTCGGCGCCTTTGCCGATTGCCGCCACGGCCTCGATGCGGTGGACGGCATGCTGGAAGCGATGACCGAAGCAGTACGCGTCAAGGCGCGGCCCTTTTTTGGCATCTGCGTCGGCATGCAGTTGATGGCGACGCGCGGCAAGGAGCACGTCACGACCGACGGCTTCAACTGGATCGAGGGCGACGTCGAGAAGATTTCCCCGCGCGAGGAAAATCTGAAAATTCCGCACATGGGCTGGAACACGCTCGACCTGGTCCGCGAGCACCCGGTGCTGGAGCGCCTGCCGCTCGGGCCGAAGGGCCGCCATGCCTATTTCGTGCACTCCTATCATCTCAACGCTTCCAACGAGGCGGATGTGCTGGCGCGCGCCGATTACGGCGGGCCGGTGACGGCGGTCGTGGGCAAGGACACCGCGATCGGCACGCAGTTTCACCCCGAGAAGAGCCAACGCTTCGGCCTGGCCCTGATTTCGAACTTTTTGAAGTGGACGCCGTGATCCTCTTTCCCGCGGTCGACCTGAAAAACGGTCAGTGCGTGCGCCTCGAGCAAGGCGACATGGCGCGCGCCACCGTGTTCAACCTCGATCCCGCCGCGCAGGCCCGCGCCTTCGCCGCGCAGGGTTTCGAATATCTGCACGTCGTCGATCTCGACGGCGCCTTTGCCGGCAAGCCGATGAACGCGCTTGCCGTCGAGGCGATGCTGAAGGCGGTCACCATGCCGGTGCAGCTCGGCGGCGGCATCCGCGATCTGAAGACCGTGGAAGCCTGGCTCGACAAGGGCATCGCGCGCGTGATCATCGGTACCGCTGCGGTGCGCGATCCCGAACTGGTGAAGAGCGCGGCGAAAAAATTCCCAGGCCGTGTTGCGGTCGGGCTCGATGCGCGCGACGGCAAGGTCGCCGTCGAAGGTTGGGCCGAGACCTCGCAGGTGACCGCGCTCGAAATCGCGCAACGGTTCGAGGATGCCGGTGTCGCTGCCATCATTTTCACCGACATCGCGCGCGACGGCCTGTTGAAGGGCCTCAACCTCGATGCCACGATTGCGCTTGCAGAACGCATTTCCATTCCCGTGATCGCATCCGGCGGGTTTGCTTCCATCGAGGACGTCAAGGCGCTGCTCGAGCCGCGTGCCAAAAAGCTCGCCGGTGCCATTGCCGGCCGCGCGCTTTATGATGGGCGGCTGGATCCCGCCGCCGCTTTGACGCTGATCCGCAACGCGCGCGCCGCGGCCTAGGAGACTTCGCATGTTCAAGGTTCGCGTGATCCCCTGTCTCGACGTCAAGGACGGACGGGTGGTCAAGGGTGTCAACTTCGTTGACCTGCGCGACGCCGGCGATCCCGTCGAGGCGGCGATCGCATATGACGCGGCCGGCGCCGACGAATTATGCTTCCTCGACATCACGGCCACCCATGAGAACCGCGGCATCATGCTGGATGTCGTGCGGCGCACGGCGGAAGCCTGCTTCATGCCGTTGACGGTCGGCGGCGGAGTCCGCACCATCGAAGACATCAAGACGCTCTTGCGCTCCGGTGCCGACAAGGTCTCGATCAATTCCGCCGCGGTCTCCAATCGCGAATTCGTCAAGCAGGCGGCGGAAAAGTTCGGCGAGCAGTGCATCGTGGTCGCGATCGACGCCAAGCGGATCAAGCGCGGCGGCGGCTCCGACCGCTGGGAAATCTTCACCCATGGCGGACGCAACTCTACCGGGATCGACGCCATCGAATACGCACAGGAGGTGGTATCGCTCGGCGCCGGCGAGATCCTGTTGACCTCGATGGACCGCGACGGCACCCGCCAAGGCTTCGACCTGCCGCTGACGCAGGCCATCGCCGACAGCGTCCCCGTACCGGTCATCGCCTCCGGCGGCGTCGGCAATCTCGACCACCTGGTCGACGGCATCCGCCAGGGCCACGCCACCGCGGTGCTGGCCGCCTCGATATTCCACTTCGGCGAATTTACCATACGCCAAGCCAAGGAGCACATGGTGCGCGCCGGGCTACCGATGCGGCTCGATCCCTGACGACTCCCTGTCACAAAAGTGCTAAGTCCTTGGCCGGGACGGCGTCCGGGCCTTCGGCGGGCGCGAGTGTTGAGTTCGGTTGATGTCGCGTTTCACGATCCATGATCTGGCCGCCACCATCGATGCACGGGCCGCATCGGGAGGAGAGGCGTCCTATACCCGCAAATTGCTCGACAGGGGCGCGGAGCACTGCGCCAAGAAGCTGGGCGAGGAGGCGGTCGAGACCGTGATCGCGGCGGTCGAGGACGATCGCGGCCACCTGATCGCCGAGAGCGCCGACCTGTTGTTTCATTTGCTGGTGCTTCTGAAGGCGCGCGGCGTCAAGCTTGAAGAGGTCGAGGCCGCGCTGGCGCAGCGGACGTCGATGTCCGGGCTTGAGGAAAAGGCGTCGCGCAAGCGCGACTAGCCGAGAGGGCAGCTCATGGATATCCGGACCCCCGACCAGCAATACAATCCCTACCGCATCTTCACCCGCGAGCAATGGGCGCGGTTGCGCGACGACACGCCGATGACGCTGGAGCCGGGCGAATTCGAGCGGCTGCGTTCGATGCACGACCGCCTCGACCTGCAGGAGGTCGAGGACATCTATCTCCCTCTATCGCGCCTGCTGTCGATCTATGTCGATGCGACCGATCGGCTCTTCCGGGCGCAGCGTCAGTTTCTCGGCATTCGCGACCGCAAGGTGCCCTATATCATCGGCGTTGCCGGTTCGGTCGCGGCCGGCAAATCGACCACCGCGCGCGTGCTGCAGGCGCTCTTGGCGCGCTGGTCGCCGCGGCCCAAGGTCGACCTGGTGACGACCGACGGCTTCCTGTTTCCCAATGCCGTGCTCGAGCGGCAGGGGCTGATGCAGAAGAAGGGCTTTCCCGATAGCTACGACCTGCCGATGCTGCTGTCGTTCCTCTCCGACATCAAGGCCGGACGCCGGCCGGTGCGCGCGCCGGTCTATTCGCATCTGGTCTACGACATCGTGCCGAACGAGTGGATCGAGGTCGACCGCCCCGACATCCTGATCGTCGAGGGCGTCAACGTGCTGCAGACCGGCCGCCTGCCGCGCGACGGCAAGGCGGTGCCCGTGGTGTCCGACTTCTTCGACTTCTCCGTCTATATCGATGCCGAGGAACCGGTGCTGCGCGAATGGTATGTGCGCCGTTTCCTTGCGCTCAGGGACACTGCGTTCCACGATCCCAAATCCTACTTCCATCGCTACGCGGTGCTCTCCGACGAGGAGGCGACCGCGACCGCGATCGCGATCTGGGAGCGCACCAACCTCGCCAATCTCGAGGACAATATTTTGCCGACCCGTCCGCGCGCGACGCTGATCCTGAAAAAACGTGCCGATCATCTGGTCGAGACGGTAGCGCTGCGGCGGTTGTGATTGCTGTCGTCCCTGCGAACGCAATGCGCACGCAGGGACGACGTCGAGTCGTTTCGATCTCACGCCGCGATGTGCCGTGATGCGACCAGCCCCGCGAGCGCCTCGGCGAGTTTTTCGCGGTCGAGCGGCTTGATCAAGAATCCGTCCATGCCGGCTTCGAAGCAGGCGTAGCGATCTTCCACCAGCGTGTTGGCGGTGAGCGCAAGGATCGGCGTCCGGTTACCCGGCTCGCCGGATTCGAGGGTACGAATCCGCTTGGTGGTTTCGATGCCGTTGAGCTGCGGCATCTGGATGTCCATCAGGACGAGGTCATAGGGGCTGCCCGCGGATTTCGCCGAGAGCCAGGACTCCAGCGCCTCGGCGCCGTCGGTGGTGATGACGGCGTGATGGCCGAGCCGGCCGAGCAGCGATCGGATCAACAGCGCATTGATCTGGTTGTCCTCGGCGACCAGGATCGACAGGCCCTTGTCCGCCGCGGCCGGCGTCTCGCTCGGGTCGATGGCCGGATCCAGGCTCGGCGCGGCCACTTCCGGCGCGGCCATCAGGCGGGCCGCGAGCGAGGCCGCGCGTAGCGGCTTGACCAGATAACCGGTGAGGGCGGAAGCGGCGGACGGCTGCATTTCGTGCCGCGTCGCCGGCGTGAACATCACGATGCGCTGATTGGCATGAAGGCTTGCGGCTTCGCCGAGCCGTTCGATTTCGGCCAGCCCCAGCGCGTGATCGATCAGCACGGCGTGCCAGGGGCGCTCGGGCAGCAGGGCCTCTGCGACATCGGCGTCTGACACCATGCAGGTCTGCCCGCCCCAGCGCTGTAGCCGCCGCGCGGTCAGCGAGGCCTCGATGCTCGCGGGCGAGACCAGCATGATCGAGTGGCCGGAAAGGTCCGGCGCCGCAAAAGAGGTTTGTTCGCCGCCTGCGGCGGCAAAGGGAAGCGACACTTCGAATGTCGAGCCCGTGCCCGGCGTGCTCTCCAGCGTGATGCGGCCGCCCATGCGCTTGACGATGCGGTCGGAGATGCTGAGGCCAAGACCCGTGCCGCCATAGCTGCGGGCGATCTTGTCGTCCGCCTGCTCGAACTCGCGGAAAATCCGCTCGCGCGCCTCGGGGGCGATACCGATGCCGGTGTCGCGCACCAGGAAACTGATTTCATTGGGCCAGATGCCGGGCTCGACGATCAGCGCGACACCGCCGGTCGAGGTGAACTTGATCGCGTTGCCGGCGAGATTGAGCAGCACCTGCCTCAAGCGAGCTGCGTCGCCGATCACGTGCGTCGGCAGCCGGTCGTCGACATAGGCGGCCACCTCGATCTTCTTGGTCTCCGCGCGCGGCGCCAGCAATTCGGTGATGTCCTCGATCAGGCCCGACAAGGCGAAAGGACGATGTTCGAGATCGATCTTGCCGGCCTCGATCTTGGAATAATCCAGCAGTTCCTCGATCAGCGAGAGCAGCGCGTCGCCGGAGGTCTTCACCGCCTTGACATAGGTCGCCTGTTCCGGCGTCAGCGGCGTATCCATCAACAGGCCGCTCATGCCGATGATGCCGTTGAGCGGCGTGCGGATCTCGTGGCTCGCCATGGCGAGGAAGCGCGACTTGGCGCGGCTTGCCGCGTCCGCCTGGTCGCGGGCCTCGGTCAGCGCGCGTTCGCTCTCGGTGCGATCGGTAACGTCGCGGCCGACGCTTTGCATTTCCGCTCGCTCTCCGGCGTCGTTTCGGACGAACCCTTCGCGCCACGCGATCCAGCGCGGGCCGAGCGGCCCCTCGATCCGCTGGTCGTGAACGCGGGTGCCGTTCGGCTCGAGCGCGGTATCGCCCTGTTCGAGAACGGAAAGCGTGAAGCGGCTGCCGGTCAGCGCGTCGCGCGGCATTTGCGCCAGCTCGCAATAGGCGTCGTTGGCGTAGGTGATGTGGCCCTCGCCGTCGCGCAGAACGATCAGGTCGCCCTGCGATTCGAACAGCCGCCGGGTACGCTGCTCGGCTTCCTGCAATTCCCAGTTCCGGTCGGCCAGCGCCTCATTATGCAGCGCGACCTTGCGCATCTTCTTGCGCAGCAGGCGGAGCCGGACGCTGAACGTGGCAAGCGCGACGCAGGCGATCGCAAACAGGAAGGCGACGCCGATCGCAAAGGAGTGCGGGTCGTAGCCGGAATTTTCCGTCGTGGCTCCGGCGATGAAGCCAAAGGCGCTGCCAAACACGACCGAGAAGATCATCAAGGAGCGCAGCGCGAAGACAAGCCAGGGATGCCGGCGGCCGAAACGGCGAAAGCGAAGTTTGATCCGGAAAGTCCGCCCCATCGCCAATGACCCTGAGCTTGCTGCTTGAATTGAACCGGCTTGCTTCGCCGCCTCTCCGGGCAGACGATGCGTCGCCGATGTTGCAAAGTGCTTGAGGCTCCCAGCGCGTCATGGCCGCGATGAGAACAGGGTGAACGAAACGTTAACAGAGCATGGTCCGGACCCGGAGGGCCGCGCTCGCGCAAAGTGGAAACCGGCTTTCCGAAAAGACCATGCTCCGAATTTAGAGTAACGCCGCTTCGATGCGGTGGCGCTCGCCGCGGGCGCCGACGATCAGGGCGGCGGCATCGAGCAGCGAAAAGTTCTTCGAGGACACGAAGATCCGGTAGTCGGCTGGTCCATCCCTGGACAGATAGATCACCGGATCGGAACCCGAGGGCTTCCGGGAGATCGCAACCAGAAGCGGCGGTGCGTTGCTCTCGCAGGCGCCGGCTTCGGCCGTATCGATATCGTCGATCACCGCAAAGTCGGCCGCTTCCGCGTTGT belongs to Bradyrhizobium icense and includes:
- the hisB gene encoding imidazoleglycerol-phosphate dehydratase HisB produces the protein MRTASIKRKTKETDIEVAVNLDGTGVSQVSTGIGFLDHMLDLLARHSRIDITVKADGDLHVDHHHTTEDVGIALGQAVKQALGTMAGITRYASIHMPMDETLSRVVIDISGRPVLVFKVDFPRDKVGQFDTELVREWFNAFTINAGVTLHVETLYGENSHHIAESCFKGLARALRSAVAIDPRAAGEVPSTKGQLGG
- a CDS encoding DUF2628 domain-containing protein; the protein is MPVYTVHAPVANGADLPATDKFVFVRDGFHFWAAVASVIWLLWHRLWLALIGWIVLMIAVQFGMSALGASRGMIFTVDLLLAILMGLEAASLRRWTLSRRKWRQLDIVVADDEEAAEHRFFERWAAKQRGLANDQWAVDRGAPPPTRHVPGQSFSKPPPPLPQGGIIGLFPEPGGPR
- the hisH gene encoding imidazole glycerol phosphate synthase subunit HisH, which produces MTVAIVDYGSGNLHSAAKAFERASRSMEDPQTVMVTRDPDAVYRADRIVLPGVGAFADCRHGLDAVDGMLEAMTEAVRVKARPFFGICVGMQLMATRGKEHVTTDGFNWIEGDVEKISPREENLKIPHMGWNTLDLVREHPVLERLPLGPKGRHAYFVHSYHLNASNEADVLARADYGGPVTAVVGKDTAIGTQFHPEKSQRFGLALISNFLKWTP
- the hisA gene encoding 1-(5-phosphoribosyl)-5-[(5-phosphoribosylamino)methylideneamino]imidazole-4-carboxamide isomerase codes for the protein MDAVILFPAVDLKNGQCVRLEQGDMARATVFNLDPAAQARAFAAQGFEYLHVVDLDGAFAGKPMNALAVEAMLKAVTMPVQLGGGIRDLKTVEAWLDKGIARVIIGTAAVRDPELVKSAAKKFPGRVAVGLDARDGKVAVEGWAETSQVTALEIAQRFEDAGVAAIIFTDIARDGLLKGLNLDATIALAERISIPVIASGGFASIEDVKALLEPRAKKLAGAIAGRALYDGRLDPAAALTLIRNARAAA
- the hisF gene encoding imidazole glycerol phosphate synthase subunit HisF; translated protein: MFKVRVIPCLDVKDGRVVKGVNFVDLRDAGDPVEAAIAYDAAGADELCFLDITATHENRGIMLDVVRRTAEACFMPLTVGGGVRTIEDIKTLLRSGADKVSINSAAVSNREFVKQAAEKFGEQCIVVAIDAKRIKRGGGSDRWEIFTHGGRNSTGIDAIEYAQEVVSLGAGEILLTSMDRDGTRQGFDLPLTQAIADSVPVPVIASGGVGNLDHLVDGIRQGHATAVLAASIFHFGEFTIRQAKEHMVRAGLPMRLDP
- a CDS encoding phosphoribosyl-ATP diphosphatase: MSRFTIHDLAATIDARAASGGEASYTRKLLDRGAEHCAKKLGEEAVETVIAAVEDDRGHLIAESADLLFHLLVLLKARGVKLEEVEAALAQRTSMSGLEEKASRKRD
- the coaA gene encoding type I pantothenate kinase, which encodes MDIRTPDQQYNPYRIFTREQWARLRDDTPMTLEPGEFERLRSMHDRLDLQEVEDIYLPLSRLLSIYVDATDRLFRAQRQFLGIRDRKVPYIIGVAGSVAAGKSTTARVLQALLARWSPRPKVDLVTTDGFLFPNAVLERQGLMQKKGFPDSYDLPMLLSFLSDIKAGRRPVRAPVYSHLVYDIVPNEWIEVDRPDILIVEGVNVLQTGRLPRDGKAVPVVSDFFDFSVYIDAEEPVLREWYVRRFLALRDTAFHDPKSYFHRYAVLSDEEATATAIAIWERTNLANLEDNILPTRPRATLILKKRADHLVETVALRRL
- a CDS encoding ATP-binding protein, coding for MGRTFRIKLRFRRFGRRHPWLVFALRSLMIFSVVFGSAFGFIAGATTENSGYDPHSFAIGVAFLFAIACVALATFSVRLRLLRKKMRKVALHNEALADRNWELQEAEQRTRRLFESQGDLIVLRDGEGHITYANDAYCELAQMPRDALTGSRFTLSVLEQGDTALEPNGTRVHDQRIEGPLGPRWIAWREGFVRNDAGERAEMQSVGRDVTDRTESERALTEARDQADAASRAKSRFLAMASHEIRTPLNGIIGMSGLLMDTPLTPEQATYVKAVKTSGDALLSLIEELLDYSKIEAGKIDLEHRPFALSGLIEDITELLAPRAETKKIEVAAYVDDRLPTHVIGDAARLRQVLLNLAGNAIKFTSTGGVALIVEPGIWPNEISFLVRDTGIGIAPEARERIFREFEQADDKIARSYGGTGLGLSISDRIVKRMGGRITLESTPGTGSTFEVSLPFAAAGGEQTSFAAPDLSGHSIMLVSPASIEASLTARRLQRWGGQTCMVSDADVAEALLPERPWHAVLIDHALGLAEIERLGEAASLHANQRIVMFTPATRHEMQPSAASALTGYLVKPLRAASLAARLMAAPEVAAPSLDPAIDPSETPAAADKGLSILVAEDNQINALLIRSLLGRLGHHAVITTDGAEALESWLSAKSAGSPYDLVLMDIQMPQLNGIETTKRIRTLESGEPGNRTPILALTANTLVEDRYACFEAGMDGFLIKPLDREKLAEALAGLVASRHIAA